The genomic DNA tggTAACATTTATCAATTACAGAATagtagtaaaattatttataaattaattattatttaaaaatgtgaagttcaaatttaaaaaaataaaatattttaaatacaaaggCCGCTCTTCAACGTCAATTAatgactttattatttttttcttttagccgTACCATTACTCCTAGTAGTTGTTATATTGCGTCGATTGCATCAATTGGGTCCCACACTCCCACCTctcttaaataaataagaaacttCTTTTAATTGATGATTGGACTACTCGTACACCATGGCAGTGGGTTGGGGTTGCTACTTTAATCCTTAATACTCTTATctgcaaaagaaaacaaaaaaaataaataaataaatttcgtcaCCTTAAAAATCCCCGCACACTGTCTCGTATACGTGAAAATGGTTAATTATGGTATATGACAGCGCATCAGATAAGAGATATAGTGCATAATATCCACAAAAAAATTACCTTACAGAAAGATAAAACTCTCACATTGTAATTATCATGATTTGAACCTGCATCTTTATTTACAATCTGCTACCTGATTGTCATCGGTGGTACCCAGTGGGGGCTTAATCCTTAATACCATCACTCATACTCATCCACTTCTCATCCTTCCTTGTAACCGTCAATTATTTTCCACACTCCTCTGTTTATCTTCtttcatcatttttattttctaaattattattatttggtgcaattatttaataatacattgTTGCCCACACACGCAcgcagtctctctctctctctctgtgcaaatatatatatttctaaattctAAAAGAACGGCAGTAAAAAAGAATTCAACACAAGGCTGAATGGCCAGCCTAAGTAACTGTTTAAAAGTCTTATATTTATCATTTACGCAATGTtactatataaataaataaataaaaattaaataattctattcTCAAAAGAATATAAGAAATTAGAATATTCTCATCGTAAGTTCAAGTTAACTTAACTAGGAGAAaacgctaattttttttatataataatccttttgtaaaaattataacaaaaataatatgcaCTCACCCAAAGTTGTTTTAAgggatttgtttaaatttggTTCAGTTGcaggatttaattaattaattaaataataatatggaTTAATATCCTCTGCTGGAGATTCAATCTAGTTTAGCAACTCCCCCTCGAACaacaaatttcaaaaacaaaataacaaatggAATTAATTCTTCATTATCAAGAAGACGAAAATGGAGTACTGAGGCAATTCAGATATTATGTACCCAAAAAATTGGTTCTCCCTCGTCGAAGAacattaagaaaaaaagaaaaaagaaaaaccagagagagagacagagacagagagagcaAAGCCACTAGATGTAAagctaattcccaaaacttggTAGGATTGCAACCCTAATTTCGATTCTTGATCTATTGATCTTCACTCTTCAGAGAGGTTTTTAGGCTTTCGTCGGCAACAGATGGTGGCGATGCTTCTTCGCCGGATGAGGAGACTCGACCTCGTCTTCAATGCTAAATTCACCCAAGGCAGGCAAGGCAGGCAGGTTCAAGTCAAAGTTCCGGTGGCTGTTGGTGGATCCTGCACCTTCGGACGAGGTGGCGCCGCCGCTTGCCCCGCCGACTCCGCCTTCGTAGTGGCGGCGCTTGTGTCCACCCAAGGCCTGTCCCGAGGGGAAGCACCTATGGCAGATGGAGCACTCGTGTGTCCTACCAGTGACTGCGATGATGGCGCCGGTGGAGGCGGTGGTCGTGGACTGGTCGTCGGAGCTGGCGAGCTTCCTGTGACTGGCCTTGTGGCCCCCTAGAGCCTGGTAAGAGGCGAAGGCCTTGTCACATACGCTACACTTGTAGAGGAGCTTCGACTCCGACGATGTCGAAGACGGCTCTGGATGGGAAGAAGAGGAGCTTCTGCCGCCGCGAGCGAGCATGATGAGGCAGAGAGCAAGATACTCTTCCTCGCTGGGTGTGGCCGCGTTCTCCATCCGCGGTCGTTTCGATCGCTTCCCCTTCGTCCAGGGCTCCAGATTAAGAGTCACGTTTTCACGATCAAACGGTGGCGTAGGAGTGCTCGGCGAGTTGAGAGCTTCCAAGGCCATCAGAACCCAAATTCAacactagagagagagagagagagagggggggagggagggggtGAATTAAGAGTTGAAGATGGGAGTGTGGGAGAGAATTGGCGAGAAGAGAGGGATTTTATATATACAAGGGGAGGGGAGGAAGAGAAGATCGAGGAAGCTGCTGCTTCACAAGTGTGAGCGAAGCAAGTGTGTCGCCCGAGTAATTATACAAAGGAAagcaattaataaataaaataagactcGCACTCgctaattatcaattaataattttaacaaatgtgaTAAATTAGGTAGCACGGAAAGGAGTGGAGCACGCACGTCTAGTAAGTTGTCTTAAAGGTGCCAAGTGGGTGGCCAGAGTGGACTGAGTGAATGCAGACACATAAGGACCAAAAGACCCTTTCCAAAGTCAAaacaaacacccccccccccccaacgcaCCCAATTTGACAGCAATTTACCAACAGcactctctctcattttcctaaCCGCCTCTGGAAGCCGCCAGAGTCAGCAGCCGTCCGCCACCGCCACCGTATCAAATTTCCTCCACTTGGTGGTACACCTAGCTCATAATTATCTCCTCCATATCTGCCTACTTTTCGCTTCCACCAACTATTATACACAATTGTATACAGATAATAGATTCATGCACCCCTCCAGTGCCCTACCTCGCACAAATGATCAGTATggttgtgtgtatatatatatatatatttatttatttattatttttatcttgatatttattaaatttaacaaaaattacgAGTTACAtgaaagtaaatatatatataaaaaaatatgtgtatCTAAGTAGACTTAACTTTAAAGAGGTTTGGAtttgttttgtaaattttttattttttttataaactatAAGAGatgtagaaaatatatttttgtaaattttattaggGAAGTGATgctaatgaattttataaaggTATTTACGAAATTAATGCCAATTGGTGTCTCTATACCTATTGCCTAATCACACATAGCACGTtacctaaaacaaaaaaaaaaagaaatcacacATAGCACGTGGCAATTTATTGTAAGATTTTGTTGTGACTTGTTAGGCTAACGAACAGAGTGTGTGGTGGCTGAGATCATAATTTGGATAAATAATTGAAGTtagttgaggctatatttggaAATTGTGTGAAATGGAAAGTAAGGGAAGCAAAAATCATAGAGGTTACTGGTTATGATTTGAGTGTTttcagtttatttttttattatttttaaataacaaattcataattttggtccaaaaggtgaaatcgctcactCTGGACGCTCCCACACCCGGCCCGACAGGACGTGggggaggttaatcatggtgacccaGCCGGACACAGTGGTTAGACTCAGGCTCACCGCGCACAAGGAGCCTCtctcactttggagagaggtaccCCACACTACCGAGACTCGATCCTCGATTTTGATCCAAAATTTACCACGAAAGACACTTTATACCCTCTTCTTGACCAATTGGGCTGCCCATGCGGACAACAAATTCATAACTTTTACATCTgctcgtgtatatatatacattcttttttattgtttgttaaAGTTCggcatttttaaattttaattttaaaaacagtTTCAAACATCAGCTATTTAAATGGTCATCTTACATTGTTtgattctaaaattaaaaaaaaataattttttttatatataacaaaataggTCCTGAATAATCTTCTGTacatacaataataatattattttttatttttctatcttctGAAAAAATCTCCAAACTCTTGTACAAGttcatcctttttcttttttatgtaattaaaatcaaataaataaataattaaatttattcaaaaaaatatatccccattttctcttttatttttcatatgcaACAGAACACGCATAGATGATCACCCGTATGAAATGCAGCTCCATTAGTAATTCTTCTTGtatcaaaacttaaaatattcttttaattattattcagataattattcaatatataaaaaagaGTGAATAGCGTTATGCCTCTAGGACatagatcaaatgataaaagaaTGAGTGATACATCGGTGTAGTTTGGTGAGTCGTAAATTCGATTTTTCTCTTACGCAAGGACCAAACACCTAACCTACAGTTTACATTTCCTTGCATAATCGAGAACACTGGCATAGGTAGGGGTGTGTAattggttataaccgaaccgaaccgaaccgactaGCATATGATAACTGAACCGAATCGATTGACTAACCCCACTAATCGAAACCTAAATCATGGTAACTGAACCGAATTGAAAAACAAACTAACCTAGAATACCAAAGAGACCGAACATTTGTTTTCGTCGGCCACTTGGCCGACAGATGATTCCAATGATCAAAACCGATCATTGTTCTGATCATTGGATTCCTTAAACCACAGTGATTCATAAAtccaaaaatgagtttgatcggacgattgattttttgtagatctaaaaattaattctataGTTAAAAAACTCAACAcgtttttgaaaaatagaagTTGCCGAAAACTTATCGAAGGGCGAGCACGGTGGTACAAATTGGAGGAGAGAGAAATGCACTCGTTGTAGGCGTTGAAATTGGCGTTGGTGTGTTGAAGGTCCAAGTTGGTGTCGACGTTAGAACGAAAGCCTCGGAGGTGGTTGCTTCGACAGAAACAACAGTTGGCGTCGAAGGTAGAGAGGAAGCATCGGAAGGGGCGATGGTGCCGCTGTGTATGAGAGTCGGAGATGATGGGGGCCGAGCAAATGGAAAGACCAAGGagggtcggttcggttcggttcggttctgGGTCTTCTCTCTGATCTACGAAGCCTCGAAGAGCCTTTGTCTTCATTTTCGCCATCGACGACGGTAAGGAATGGTGGTTGTCTACAAGTTGCTATGCAAAATCACCAGGTGGAGGGAGATCggggatgaaaatgaaatgacgaaagaaagagagaaagagagaaagagagaaagagggacgaagagagaagagagggaagagaaaatgaaatggcATTGGCAGTATAGACATGGGGTGCCACGCACGTGTGAGGGGGGTTCATGGTTtgatttgtgtgtgtgtgtgtggggggggggggttggtttATTCCTAcacggttcggttcgattttcgattattttgacCAAAATAATCGAATCAAACCGAATAATCGATTTTTTGCTAAATGaataaccgaaaccgaaccgatcATTATGGTTAACCGAATGGGGGTTGGTTTATTCTTACacggtttggttcgattttcgattatttttaccaaaataattGAATCAAACCGAATAATCGATTTTTTGCTAAATGAATAATCGAAATCGAACCGATCATTATGGCTAACCGAATTGAACCGATCGAACTGgtcagtttggttcggttaaaTCGGTTTATCGGATTTTTTGCACACTCCTAAGTACAGGGAGTTGCGTAAAAATGATCATTTCGAAAATAAATA from Diospyros lotus cultivar Yz01 chromosome 4, ASM1463336v1, whole genome shotgun sequence includes the following:
- the LOC127800036 gene encoding zinc finger protein ZAT10-like — its product is MALEALNSPSTPTPPFDRENVTLNLEPWTKGKRSKRPRMENAATPSEEEYLALCLIMLARGGRSSSSSHPEPSSTSSESKLLYKCSVCDKAFASYQALGGHKASHRKLASSDDQSTTTASTGAIIAVTGRTHECSICHRCFPSGQALGGHKRRHYEGGVGGASGGATSSEGAGSTNSHRNFDLNLPALPALGEFSIEDEVESPHPAKKHRHHLLPTKA